The Micromonospora sp. NBC_00421 genome contains a region encoding:
- the rsmG gene encoding 16S rRNA (guanine(527)-N(7))-methyltransferase RsmG yields the protein MATAARALFGDRLDLAAGYAELLATDGVVRGLIGPREAPRIWDRHLLNCAAVAELIPPDASVIDVGSGAGLPGVVLAIARPDLTVVLVEPLARRTSFLVEAVERLGLARMVRVFRGRADEAASGVTGVGPFTADVVTARAVAPLDRLATWSLPLVVPRGRLIALKGASAADEVAEHAEAVAKLGGSEPTVRLCGTDILDPPTTVVEIVRERVVRPSGVKKSPRRSRGGSKRSR from the coding sequence TTGGCCACCGCCGCGCGGGCACTCTTCGGTGACCGGCTTGACCTGGCTGCCGGGTACGCCGAACTGCTCGCCACCGACGGTGTGGTGCGCGGACTGATCGGCCCCCGGGAGGCGCCCCGGATCTGGGACCGGCACCTGCTCAACTGCGCGGCCGTCGCCGAGCTGATTCCGCCCGACGCCAGTGTGATCGACGTCGGCTCCGGGGCGGGGCTGCCCGGTGTGGTGCTGGCGATCGCCCGTCCCGACCTGACCGTCGTCCTGGTCGAGCCGTTGGCCCGGCGTACCTCGTTCCTGGTCGAGGCGGTGGAGCGACTCGGGCTGGCCAGGATGGTCCGGGTCTTCCGGGGCCGGGCGGACGAGGCGGCTTCCGGGGTGACCGGGGTCGGCCCGTTCACGGCCGACGTGGTGACCGCCCGCGCGGTGGCACCACTGGATCGGCTCGCCACCTGGAGCCTGCCGTTGGTCGTCCCCCGCGGGCGGTTGATCGCACTCAAGGGTGCGTCCGCAGCCGACGAGGTCGCCGAGCATGCCGAGGCGGTGGCGAAGCTGGGCGGGAGCGAGCCGACGGTGCGACTCTGTGGAACCGACATCCTCGACCCGCCGACCACTGTGGTGGAGATCGTGCGGGAGCGGGTGGTCCGCCCGTCGGGTGTGAAGAAGTCGCCGAGGCGGTCGCGGGGTGGCTCGAAGCGCTCCCGCTGA
- the dnaA gene encoding chromosomal replication initiator protein DnaA, with product MAGTIDLAAVWTAATDELADEIISAQQRAYLRLTRLRAIVEDTALLSVPDAFTRDVIESRLRPAITEALTRRLGRPIQVAVTVRIAEDAAGRPAGTVYRSGPEPSPGEAGPPLDDYPAFRPPAYGEPAPPYQRESDPPEQSGDRQPEAGPPEHDGQRPARVPASRDGGQDALFGVGFAEPMRVHQPGPERRGFEERDRPEPDADLRGYEPAYRDQGRPPRDQQGARGLSRDGATDSGPGRAGVDHRPGGGDRRPGGTESSGNRLNPKYMFETFVIGSSNRFAHAASVAVAESPAKAYNPLFIYGSSGLGKTHLLHAIGHYAQTLGNARSVRYVSTEEFTNDFINSLRDDKTSAFQRRYRDVDILLIDDIQFLENRERTQEEFFHTFNTLHNANKQIVITSDRSPKQLATLEDRLRTRFEWGLLADIQPPDLETRIAILQKKAAQERLYAPPDVLEFIASRVSNSIRELEGALIRVTAFASLTRSTVELSLAEEVLRDFIPDGTGPEITADQIMVSTSEYFGVSLEDLRGHSRSRVLVNARQVAMYLCRELTDLSLPRIGQAFGGRDHTTVMHADRKIRQQMAERRSLYNQIAELTNRIKQNT from the coding sequence GTGGCCGGAACGATCGACCTTGCCGCGGTGTGGACCGCGGCGACGGACGAACTCGCCGACGAGATCATCTCCGCCCAGCAGCGCGCCTACCTCCGACTGACCCGGTTGCGGGCGATCGTCGAGGACACCGCGTTGCTCTCCGTACCGGACGCCTTCACCCGGGACGTCATCGAGTCGCGGCTGCGGCCGGCCATCACCGAGGCGCTCACCCGCCGACTTGGCCGACCGATACAGGTCGCGGTCACCGTGCGGATCGCCGAGGACGCCGCCGGCAGGCCGGCCGGCACCGTCTACCGCAGCGGACCGGAACCCTCCCCGGGGGAGGCCGGCCCGCCCCTGGACGACTACCCCGCATTCCGGCCACCGGCCTACGGCGAGCCGGCACCGCCCTACCAGCGGGAGTCCGACCCACCGGAGCAGTCCGGGGACCGTCAGCCCGAGGCCGGCCCACCGGAACACGACGGCCAGCGGCCGGCCCGGGTCCCGGCCAGCCGGGACGGTGGCCAGGACGCCCTCTTCGGCGTCGGCTTCGCCGAACCGATGCGGGTGCACCAACCGGGCCCCGAGCGGCGCGGTTTCGAGGAGCGCGACCGCCCCGAGCCGGACGCCGACCTGCGCGGCTACGAGCCCGCGTACCGGGACCAGGGCCGACCGCCGCGTGATCAGCAGGGTGCCCGCGGCCTGTCCCGCGACGGCGCCACCGACAGCGGCCCCGGTCGGGCCGGTGTCGACCACCGCCCCGGTGGCGGCGACCGACGCCCCGGCGGTACGGAGAGCAGCGGCAACCGGCTCAACCCGAAGTACATGTTCGAGACGTTCGTCATCGGCTCGTCCAACCGGTTCGCCCACGCGGCGAGCGTCGCGGTGGCCGAGTCGCCGGCCAAGGCGTACAACCCGCTGTTCATCTACGGCAGTTCCGGGCTGGGCAAGACGCACCTGCTGCACGCGATCGGGCACTACGCCCAGACGCTCGGCAACGCCCGTTCGGTCCGGTACGTCTCGACCGAGGAGTTCACCAACGACTTCATCAACTCGCTGCGGGACGACAAGACCAGCGCGTTCCAGCGCCGCTACCGCGACGTCGACATCCTGTTGATCGACGACATCCAGTTCCTGGAGAACCGCGAGCGGACCCAGGAGGAGTTCTTCCACACCTTCAACACGCTGCACAACGCCAACAAGCAGATCGTGATCACGTCCGACCGCTCGCCGAAGCAGCTGGCGACGCTGGAGGACCGGTTGCGGACCCGCTTCGAGTGGGGTCTGCTCGCCGACATCCAGCCGCCCGACCTGGAGACCCGGATCGCGATCCTGCAGAAGAAGGCGGCCCAGGAACGGCTCTACGCCCCGCCGGACGTGCTGGAGTTCATCGCCTCCCGGGTGTCGAACTCGATCCGGGAGCTGGAGGGGGCGCTGATCCGGGTCACCGCCTTCGCCAGCCTCACCAGGTCCACCGTCGAGCTGTCGCTGGCCGAGGAGGTGCTGCGGGACTTCATCCCCGACGGCACCGGACCGGAGATCACCGCCGACCAGATCATGGTCTCCACCTCGGAGTACTTCGGAGTGAGCCTGGAGGACCTGCGCGGGCACTCACGCTCCCGGGTGCTGGTCAACGCCCGCCAGGTGGCGATGTACCTGTGTCGCGAGCTGACCGACCTGTCGCTGCCCCGGATCGGACAGGCGTTCGGCGGTCGAGACCACACCACAGTGATGCACGCCGACCGGAAGATCCGTCAGCAGATGGCGGAACGGCGCTCGCTCTACAACCAGATCGCCGAGCTGACCAACCGGATCAAGCAGAACACCTGA
- the yidD gene encoding membrane protein insertion efficiency factor YidD — MLSGPIIAYRRWISPALPARCRFYPSCSAYALEAVTRHGALRGAGLTVRRLSRCHPFHPGGHDPVPEPGGRRRADVTGV, encoded by the coding sequence ATGCTCAGTGGTCCCATCATCGCGTACCGTCGTTGGATAAGCCCGGCGCTGCCGGCCCGCTGCCGGTTCTACCCGTCGTGCAGTGCCTACGCCCTGGAGGCGGTTACCCGTCACGGTGCGCTCCGGGGAGCCGGCCTGACGGTCCGGCGGCTGTCGCGCTGCCACCCTTTCCACCCTGGTGGACACGACCCGGTGCCGGAGCCGGGCGGCCGCCGACGCGCCGACGTGACTGGAGTCTGA
- the rnpA gene encoding ribonuclease P protein component yields MLTAAQRLRRSNDFAAAVRGGRRVGRGAVVVHLTLPAAATPLGTTPLGATSSEPARSTDPEMISESSRAGFVVSKAVGPAVVRNKVRRRLRHLVRDRLAALPAGSTLVVRALPTAAGTPYTRLGADLDAAIAAARTSRGRRSR; encoded by the coding sequence GTGCTGACGGCCGCGCAGCGCCTGCGGCGTAGTAACGACTTCGCCGCAGCGGTCCGGGGTGGTCGCCGCGTCGGGCGTGGTGCCGTGGTCGTCCACCTGACGCTACCGGCGGCCGCCACACCCCTCGGGACCACACCACTCGGGGCAACCTCGTCGGAGCCGGCGCGGAGCACCGACCCGGAGATGATCTCCGAGTCGAGCCGCGCCGGCTTCGTCGTGTCCAAGGCCGTCGGGCCCGCCGTGGTCCGCAACAAGGTCCGCCGCCGGCTGCGGCACCTGGTGCGCGACCGGCTGGCCGCACTGCCGGCCGGCAGCACCCTGGTGGTACGCGCCCTGCCCACCGCGGCCGGGACGCCGTACACCCGGCTGGGGGCCGACCTGGACGCGGCGATCGCCGCCGCCCGGACGTCCCGGGGACGGCGGTCGCGATGA
- a CDS encoding Jag family protein yields MTDTSIPSADASLDEETVPTAATGEGEPEEGGREKKQAGEGELFAQSEIAADYIEGLLDILDYDGDIDELVSGGRPVVEVVGGRLQNLVGQRGATLEALQELARLAVFRQTGSPSRLLLDVGGYRATRRKELAAVAKNAVEKVKEHGEPVRLEPMSAFERKCVHDVVNAMSGVESESEGVEPTRRIVVRPAD; encoded by the coding sequence GTGACCGACACCAGCATCCCCAGCGCGGACGCCTCGCTCGACGAGGAGACCGTCCCGACCGCCGCGACCGGTGAGGGTGAGCCCGAAGAGGGCGGCAGGGAGAAGAAGCAAGCCGGCGAGGGCGAACTGTTCGCGCAGAGCGAGATCGCCGCCGACTACATCGAGGGCCTGCTCGACATTCTCGACTACGACGGCGACATCGACGAGCTGGTCTCCGGTGGCCGCCCGGTCGTCGAGGTGGTCGGTGGCCGGTTGCAGAACCTGGTCGGTCAGCGGGGAGCCACCCTGGAGGCGCTCCAGGAGCTGGCCCGGCTGGCGGTGTTCCGGCAGACCGGCTCGCCGAGCCGGCTTTTGCTCGACGTGGGCGGCTACCGGGCCACCCGCCGCAAGGAACTCGCCGCCGTCGCCAAGAACGCGGTCGAGAAGGTGAAGGAGCACGGCGAGCCGGTGCGGCTGGAGCCGATGTCGGCCTTCGAGCGCAAGTGCGTGCACGACGTGGTCAACGCGATGAGCGGGGTGGAGAGCGAATCCGAGGGTGTCGAGCCGACCCGACGCATCGTCGTCCGGCCGGCGGACTGA
- the yidC gene encoding membrane protein insertase YidC — protein MSLDWIYYAISWILLTWHSAWDAIGVPVRTVLGTNWSWILAIVFLVVTVRVILFPVFVKQIKSQRAMQALQPKVKELQEKHKGDRETLQKEMMELYRKEKANPLMGCLPMFLQIPVFLGLFHVLRRLDPAKDAKTLYGWTAEQFDSASSATIFTAPIAGKFGSTADELARLGANGTTVKIIAGILVLVMMGTTYLTSRQMILKTGWAEDPQQRMVQRLMLYGIPLSLLISGSIFPIGVIIYWVTNNLFTLGQQQWVLRKFPPLVTNKGVAGNKATTTAGRGPVQPAKTGGFLNRNKPVAQVPAKPTAPKVAGPKPGAKPANPKKGPAKRQG, from the coding sequence TTGAGTCTCGACTGGATCTACTACGCGATCTCGTGGATCCTGCTGACCTGGCACTCGGCGTGGGACGCCATCGGAGTGCCGGTCCGCACGGTGCTCGGCACGAACTGGTCGTGGATTCTCGCCATCGTCTTCCTGGTGGTCACCGTCCGGGTGATCCTCTTCCCGGTCTTCGTCAAGCAGATCAAGTCGCAGCGGGCGATGCAGGCGCTCCAGCCGAAGGTCAAGGAGCTCCAGGAGAAGCACAAGGGTGACCGGGAGACGCTCCAGAAGGAGATGATGGAGCTCTACCGGAAGGAAAAGGCCAACCCGCTCATGGGCTGCCTTCCGATGTTCCTCCAGATCCCGGTCTTCCTGGGCCTCTTCCACGTGCTGCGCCGGCTCGACCCGGCCAAGGACGCCAAGACCCTCTACGGGTGGACGGCCGAGCAGTTCGACAGCGCATCGAGCGCCACGATCTTCACCGCCCCGATCGCCGGCAAGTTCGGCTCCACCGCCGACGAGCTGGCCCGGCTCGGTGCCAACGGCACCACCGTGAAGATCATCGCCGGCATCCTGGTCCTGGTCATGATGGGCACCACCTACCTGACCAGCCGTCAGATGATCCTCAAGACCGGCTGGGCGGAGGACCCGCAGCAGCGGATGGTGCAGCGCCTGATGCTCTACGGCATCCCGCTCTCCCTGCTGATCTCCGGCTCGATCTTTCCGATCGGTGTGATCATCTACTGGGTCACCAACAACCTGTTCACCCTCGGCCAGCAGCAGTGGGTACTCCGCAAGTTCCCGCCGTTGGTGACCAACAAGGGAGTCGCCGGCAACAAGGCGACGACCACCGCCGGCCGAGGCCCGGTGCAGCCGGCCAAGACCGGCGGCTTCCTCAACCGGAACAAGCCCGTAGCGCAGGTGCCGGCCAAGCCGACCGCGCCGAAGGTCGCCGGGCCGAAGCCGGGTGCCAAGCCGGCCAATCCGAAGAAGGGCCCGGCCAAGCGTCAGGGCTGA
- the dnaN gene encoding DNA polymerase III subunit beta: MKFRVERDALAEAVAWTAKSLPSRPSVPVLAGVMLRVTDGNLQVSGFDYEVSSQVSVEVQGDADGAALVSGRLLAEITKALPAKPVDIAAVGAHLELVCGSARFTLPTMPVEDYPALPEMPESAGTVEAAAFAAAVAQVAIAAGRDETLPMMTGVRLELSGGTLAMLATDRYRLALREMDWTPDDPEISINALVPARTLNDTAKALGPLGGQVTMALSQGGAGEGMIGFSGGTRRTTSRLLDGANYPPVRSLFPATSNAEARVPVSTLIEVVKRVALVAERTTPVLLSFSSDGLVVEAGGTEEARASEAMEATFTGEPLTIGFNPQYLIDGLANLGAQYALLRFVDAFKPAVISPAGEDGEVISGYRYLIMPIRVSR, from the coding sequence ATGAAGTTCCGAGTGGAGCGCGACGCGCTCGCCGAAGCAGTGGCCTGGACCGCGAAGAGCCTGCCCAGCCGGCCGTCCGTGCCGGTGCTCGCCGGGGTGATGCTGCGGGTCACCGACGGCAATCTCCAGGTCTCCGGCTTCGACTACGAGGTCTCCAGCCAGGTGTCCGTCGAGGTGCAGGGGGACGCCGACGGCGCCGCCCTGGTCTCCGGTCGGCTGCTCGCCGAGATCACCAAGGCACTGCCGGCCAAGCCGGTGGACATCGCCGCGGTCGGCGCCCATCTGGAACTGGTCTGCGGCAGCGCCCGATTCACCCTGCCGACCATGCCGGTGGAGGACTATCCCGCCCTGCCGGAGATGCCGGAGAGCGCCGGCACCGTCGAGGCCGCCGCCTTCGCCGCCGCCGTCGCCCAGGTGGCCATCGCCGCCGGCCGGGACGAGACGCTGCCGATGATGACCGGCGTCCGGCTGGAACTCTCCGGTGGCACCCTGGCGATGCTCGCCACCGACCGCTACCGGCTCGCCCTGCGCGAGATGGACTGGACCCCGGACGACCCGGAGATCAGCATCAACGCCCTGGTGCCCGCCCGCACCCTGAACGACACCGCGAAGGCGCTCGGCCCGCTCGGCGGCCAGGTGACCATGGCGCTGTCGCAGGGTGGCGCCGGTGAAGGCATGATCGGCTTCTCCGGTGGCACCCGCCGGACCACCAGCCGGCTGCTCGACGGGGCCAACTACCCGCCGGTCCGCTCGCTCTTCCCGGCCACCAGCAACGCCGAGGCACGGGTCCCGGTGAGTACCCTGATCGAGGTGGTCAAGCGGGTCGCCCTGGTCGCCGAGCGGACCACCCCGGTGCTGCTCAGCTTCAGCTCCGACGGCCTGGTCGTCGAGGCCGGCGGCACCGAGGAGGCCCGAGCCAGCGAGGCGATGGAGGCCACCTTCACCGGCGAGCCGCTGACCATCGGCTTCAACCCGCAGTACCTGATCGACGGCCTGGCCAACCTGGGGGCCCAGTACGCACTGCTGCGCTTCGTGGACGCCTTCAAGCCGGCGGTGATTTCTCCCGCAGGCGAGGATGGCGAGGTCATCTCCGGGTACCGGTACCTCATCATGCCGATCCGCGTCTCCCGCTGA
- the rpmH gene encoding 50S ribosomal protein L34, whose translation MSKRTYQPNNRRRAKTHGFRLRMRTRAGRAILSTRRAKGRTRLSA comes from the coding sequence GTGAGCAAGCGCACCTACCAGCCGAACAACCGCCGGCGCGCGAAGACCCACGGCTTCCGGCTGCGCATGCGCACCCGTGCCGGCCGCGCCATCCTGTCGACCCGCCGTGCCAAGGGCCGTACCCGCCTGTCGGCCTGA
- a CDS encoding AAA family ATPase yields the protein MVGAARPVPQSYLPPPAAPAGSDSRPPNAPDGRATASVRRNAGAPSRFEAPPNGNPPPVPVQPHPGAVPDAAPVIDSPAAELGAVAVDPADAAYVSRETPTREEDDPPLAMEAMRAVQILNPSGEVTMPRPERTRVMCVANQKGGVGKTTTTVNLAVALALHGNRVLVVDLDPQGNASTGLNVPHHTGVPDVYDCLIDSVPLAEVAQEVEGIPNLWCVPATIDLAGAEIELVSVVARESRLNRAIEAYPGHFDYVFIDCPPSLGLLTVNALVAAQEVLIPIQCEYYALEGLNQLINNINLVRQHLNPKLEVSTILLTMYDRRTRLADAVEQDVRNHFGDKVLQAVIPRNVRVSEAPSYGQSVMTYDPGSRGATSYFEAAQEIAERGAKEPVSRNA from the coding sequence GTGGTGGGTGCCGCGCGCCCCGTCCCCCAGTCGTATCTGCCGCCACCCGCTGCACCGGCCGGCTCCGACAGTCGGCCGCCCAATGCCCCGGACGGAAGGGCGACGGCCTCGGTGCGACGGAACGCGGGGGCGCCCTCGCGATTCGAGGCACCGCCGAACGGCAATCCACCACCGGTACCCGTGCAGCCACACCCAGGTGCGGTACCCGATGCGGCACCTGTGATCGACAGTCCTGCGGCCGAACTCGGGGCCGTTGCTGTCGACCCGGCAGATGCCGCGTACGTTTCACGTGAAACCCCGACGCGCGAAGAGGATGACCCACCGTTGGCTATGGAGGCGATGCGCGCCGTGCAGATCCTTAATCCGAGTGGCGAGGTGACCATGCCCCGCCCTGAGCGGACCCGGGTGATGTGCGTCGCCAATCAGAAGGGCGGCGTGGGCAAGACCACGACCACGGTCAACCTGGCAGTGGCGCTGGCCCTGCACGGCAACCGTGTGCTGGTGGTCGACCTCGACCCGCAGGGCAATGCGTCCACCGGGTTGAACGTCCCGCACCACACCGGAGTTCCGGACGTCTACGACTGCCTGATCGACAGTGTGCCGCTCGCGGAGGTGGCGCAGGAGGTCGAGGGTATCCCCAACCTGTGGTGCGTGCCGGCGACCATCGACCTGGCCGGTGCCGAGATCGAACTGGTCTCGGTGGTCGCCCGGGAGTCCCGACTCAACCGGGCCATCGAGGCGTACCCGGGGCACTTCGACTACGTCTTCATCGACTGTCCGCCCTCCCTCGGTCTGTTGACGGTCAACGCTCTGGTGGCCGCCCAGGAGGTGCTGATTCCGATCCAGTGCGAGTACTACGCCCTGGAGGGGTTGAACCAGTTGATAAACAACATCAACCTTGTTCGCCAGCACCTGAACCCGAAGCTGGAGGTTTCCACGATCCTGCTCACCATGTACGACCGCCGTACCCGGCTGGCCGACGCGGTGGAGCAGGATGTCCGGAACCACTTCGGCGACAAGGTCCTCCAGGCCGTCATTCCCCGTAACGTCCGTGTGTCGGAGGCCCCGAGCTACGGGCAGTCCGTGATGACCTACGATCCCGGATCGCGGGGGGCCACGAGTTACTTCGAGGCCGCCCAGGAGATCGCCGAGCGTGGCGCCAAGGAGCCGGTGAGCCGGAATGCGTAG